One Setaria viridis chromosome 5, Setaria_viridis_v4.0, whole genome shotgun sequence genomic region harbors:
- the LOC117859256 gene encoding Golgi apparatus membrane protein-like protein ECHIDNA, producing the protein MDQQPQGITENYANPKTCFFHVLFKAAALAFYILSALFVNNFVIIFVITVLLAALDFWVVKNVSGRILVGLRWWNEINDEGESVWKFECLDAESLARMNKKDSWLFWWTLYLAAAAWIILGIFSLIRLQADYLLVIGVCLSLSIANIVGFTKCNKDAKKNIQDWTKNALLSGSVRSHLQSAFGV; encoded by the exons ATGGATCAGCAACCCCAG GGGATTACTGAGAACTATGCAAATCCGAAGACATGCTTCTTCCATGTCCTCTTCAAG GCAGCGGCATTGGCGTTCTACATACTGTCTGCGCTGTTCGTGAACAACTTCGTCATCATCTTTGTCATCACAGTGCTCCTCGCAGCACTCGACTTCTGGGTTGTGAAGAATGTCAGTGGAAGGATACTGGTCGGACTGCGGTGGTGGAATGAGATTAATGACGAGGGAGAGAGCGTCTGGAAGTTTGAGTGCCTTGATGCAGAG TCTCTGGCTAGGATGAACAAGAAGGACTCATGGCTGTTTTGGTGGACTCTATATTTGGCT GCTGCTGCATGGATTATTCTTGGGATATTCTCGCTCATCAGACTTCAAGCAGATTACCTTCTTGTTATTGGAGTTTGCTTGAGTCTCAGCATTGCAAACATTGTTGGGTTCACCAAATGCAACAAAG ATGCCAAGAAGAACATCCAGGATTGGACTAAGAATGCCCTTCTATCAGGGAGCGTCAGGTCACATCTGCAGTCAGCATTTggtgtctga
- the LOC117857440 gene encoding neutral/alkaline invertase 1, mitochondrial: MNGQTPMGLAAAAAAAVRPCSRRLLSSASTATSKTAAGTATPLFPRLPHPHHPPCGRRLPFLVSAASQSQASQTGPDAPPTHIPSDPRAAVSGNLPFFDRVLFPDSFPLETPAAKEDEDAAAAHADEAVAPAPPVREETETEREAWRLLRRAVVSYCGEPVGTVAAEDPECTETLNYDQVFIRDFVPSALAFLMRGETEIVRNFLLHTLQLQSWEKTVDCYSPGQGLMPASFKIRTVPLDENNEGFEEVLDPDFGEAAIGRVAPVDSGLWWIILLRAYCKITGDNDLLERVDVQTGIQLILSLCLSDGFDMFPTLLVTDGSCMIDRRMGIHGHPLEIQALFYSALRCSREMLVVNDGSKNLIRAVNNRLSALSFHIREYYWVDMKKINEIYRYKTEEYSHDATNKFNIYPEQIPSWLVDWIPEKGGYLIGNLQPAHMDFRFFSLGNLWAIASSLTTPKQAEGILSLIEEKWDDLVANMPLKICYPAMEDDEWRIITGSDPKNTPWSYHNGGSWPTLLWQFTLACIKMGRPELARKAIAVAEDRLSDDKWPEYYDTRSGRFIGKQSRSYQTWTIAGFLTSKMLLENPELASILTCDEDLELLEGCACCLSKKRARCSRRVAKSHAG, from the exons ATGAATGGTCAAACCCCGAtggggctcgccgccgccgcagccgcagcagtgAGGCCGTGCAGCCGGCGCCTCCTCTCGTCCGCCTCCACCGCGACGTCAAAGACGGCGGCGGGCACCGCGACCCCGCTCTTCCCCAGATTGCCCCACCCGCACCACCCCCCGTGCGGCCGGCGCCTCCCCTTCCTGGTATCTGCGGCGTCGCAGTCGCAGGCCTCGCAGACCGGCCCGGATGCCCCGCCCACCCACATCccctccgacccccgcgccgccgtttccgGCAACCTCCCCTTCTTCGACCGCGTCCTCTTCCCGGACTCGTTCCCGCTTGAGACCCCGGCCGCcaaggaggacgaggacgcggcggcggcccatGCCGatgaggcggtggcgccggcgcctcCCGTGAGGGAGGAGACGGAGACTGAGAGGGAGGCATGGAGGCTGCTGCGGAGGGCGGTCGTCAGCTACTGCGGCGAGCCAGtggggacggtggcggcggaggacccCGAGTGCACGGAGACGCTCAACTACGACCAGGTCTTCATCAGGGACTTCGTGCCCTCTGCACTCGCCTTCCTCATGCGCGGCGAGACCGAGATCGTCCGCAATTTCCTTCTCCATACTCTCCAGCTTCAG AGCTGGGAGAAAACTGTTGACTGTTACAGCCCTGGGCAAGGATTGATGCCAGCCAGCTTCAAGATTAGGACCGTACCACTTGATGAGAACAATGAAGGATTTGAGGAGGTCTTGGACCCGGATTTTGGTGAGGCAGCTATCGGCCGTGTAGCTCCTGTCGATTCTG GACTGTGGTGGATTATTTTGCTGAGAGCTTACTGCAAGATTACAGGGGACAATGATTTGCTAGAAAGAGTTGATGTGCAGACGGGAATTCAACTGATACTGAGTTTGTGTTTGTCTGATGGGTTCGACATGTTCCCAACTTTACTAGTTACAGATGGATCATGCATGATAGACAGGAGGATGGGAATACATGGACATCCTCTTGAAATCCAA GCTTTGTTCTACTCTGCTTTACGATGCTCACGAGAAATGCTTGTTGTGAATGATGGGTCAAAAAACCTCATCCGTGCCGTTAACAACAGGCTCAGTGCATTGTCCTTTCACATAAGAGAATACTACTGGGTTGACATGAAGAAGATAAATGAGATATACAGATACAAGACAGAAGAATACTCCCATGATGCAACTAACAAATTCAACATTTACCCTGAGCAAATCCCTTCCTGGCTTGTTGACTGGATTCCTGAGAAAGGAGGTTACCTTATTGGGAATCTGCAGCCAGCTCACATGGATTTTAGGTTCTTCTCTCTTGGCAACCTTTGGGCCATAGCATCATCTCTAACTACTCCAAAACAAGCTGAGGGAATTCTTAGCCTTATTGAAGAAAAGTGGGATGATCTTGTAGCAAATATGCCCCTCAAGATATGCTATCCTGCAATGGAAGATGATGAATGGCGCATTATTACTGGCAGTGATCCTAAGAACAC CCCATGGTCATATCATAATGGTGGATCTTGGCCAACCCTGTTGTGGCAG TTCACATTGGCGTGCATAAAAATGGGCAGACCAGAATTGGCTCGGAAGGCCATTGCTGTGGCTGAGGACAGACTCTCAGACGACAAGTGGCCGGAGTACTATGATACCCGGTCTGGAAGGTTCATTGGGAAGCAATCACGATCTTATCAGACATGGACTATTGCTGGTTTTCTGACTTCAAAGATGTTGCTGGAGAACCCAGAGCTGGCTTCTATTCTGACCTGCGATGAGGACCTTGAGCTGCTTGAAGGCTGTGCTTGTTGCCTGTCTAAGAAGAGGGCTAGGTGCTCACGCCGTGTGGCCAAGTCACATGCTGGGTAA